From a region of the Desulfovibrio sp. TomC genome:
- a CDS encoding DUF4435 domain-containing protein gives MAGLLQRPVEIVNEICMSSENIIFFIVEGESDVKFFLNRPFKRNIKLIVAYGWENAEEIISISESRAVEDKIFVVLDRDYRDYIGRACGSRTVLTDSHSIESMMFWSNAFVRILSEYGSTNKVTTRYGNPEGVRDAIASVCIQIGRYRIFSQQFTKNIKFKGIKYSKFIDKKTLLLDIRKFLGTLRKQVENSALIENCDWEMAQSSPLVEMYDDPKYICHGHDLMTVTALSLQSACGTHSASFDVEAIESFFRASYHDYELVETEMWKSINESI, from the coding sequence TCATCTGAAAATATCATATTTTTTATAGTAGAGGGCGAAAGTGACGTTAAGTTCTTTTTGAATCGTCCTTTTAAGCGAAATATTAAGTTGATTGTGGCATATGGTTGGGAAAATGCAGAAGAGATAATTTCAATATCTGAGTCTCGCGCCGTTGAAGATAAAATTTTTGTTGTTTTGGATAGAGATTATCGTGACTATATTGGCCGTGCATGTGGATCGCGCACGGTATTGACGGATAGTCATAGTATTGAGTCAATGATGTTTTGGTCTAACGCATTTGTCAGAATATTGTCAGAGTATGGATCGACAAACAAGGTAACGACTAGGTATGGCAACCCCGAAGGGGTGAGAGATGCGATAGCAAGTGTATGTATACAAATAGGAAGGTATAGGATATTTAGCCAACAATTTACAAAGAATATAAAATTCAAAGGGATAAAATATTCAAAATTCATTGACAAAAAAACGTTATTGCTAGATATTAGAAAATTTCTAGGGACTTTACGAAAGCAAGTTGAAAATAGCGCATTAATTGAAAACTGTGATTGGGAGATGGCACAATCCAGCCCGCTTGTTGAGATGTATGATGATCCAAAATACATATGTCATGGACATGATTTGATGACTGTTACCGCCTTAAGTCTGCAAAGTGCTTGTGGTACGCATTCAGCCTCTTTTGATGTAGAAGCTATCGAATCATTCTTTAGGGCAAGTTATCATGATTATGAGCTTGTCGAGACAGAAATGTGGAAGTCAATAAATGAGTCGATATAG